In Streptomyces longhuiensis, the following proteins share a genomic window:
- a CDS encoding YbhB/YbcL family Raf kinase inhibitor-like protein, whose translation MPHSFDPYSVLPSVPAFGLHSTDIADGKSLDVAQCSSLFGDPGEDRSPQLSWEGFPADTQSFAVTCFDPDAPTVSGFWHWAVYDIPASVHELEAGAGAPGGKYLPVGAKMLANDAGGHSFLGAAPPPGHGPHRYIYAVHALDTAELDVPPAASPAWLGFQLFTHAVARAMITPIFETPA comes from the coding sequence ATGCCCCACTCCTTCGATCCCTACAGCGTCCTGCCCTCAGTGCCCGCGTTCGGCTTGCACAGCACGGATATCGCGGACGGAAAGTCCCTCGATGTGGCGCAGTGCAGCAGCCTCTTCGGCGACCCGGGCGAGGACCGCTCCCCTCAGCTGTCCTGGGAGGGGTTCCCGGCCGACACGCAGAGCTTCGCGGTGACCTGCTTCGACCCGGATGCACCTACGGTGAGTGGCTTCTGGCACTGGGCGGTGTACGACATCCCCGCTTCGGTACACGAACTGGAGGCCGGTGCCGGGGCGCCGGGCGGAAAGTACCTTCCCGTCGGCGCGAAGATGCTGGCCAACGACGCGGGCGGGCACAGTTTCCTCGGCGCCGCACCCCCGCCCGGGCACGGTCCGCACCGTTACATCTACGCCGTCCATGCGCTGGACACGGCCGAGCTGGATGTGCCGCCGGCGGCTTCCCCGGCGTGGCTGGGCTTCCAGCTCTTCACCCATGCGGTGGCGAGGGCCATGATCACCCCGATTTTTGAGACT
- a CDS encoding MarR family winged helix-turn-helix transcriptional regulator — protein sequence MDKRVMEVDARAEALMIAVEQMVRYVRQSAVAGGLSTAASSAIGRLVREGPCRLSELARAEGVSQPNMTQLVTRMERSGLVRRVADHNDGRAVLVEATDSGLEVFRQRRAERTHALDLLIEELTEPEQQAVRTALPALARAIQDRQARKSRD from the coding sequence ATGGATAAGCGGGTTATGGAAGTCGACGCCCGGGCCGAAGCCCTGATGATCGCCGTGGAGCAGATGGTCCGCTACGTGCGGCAGAGCGCCGTCGCCGGCGGCCTGAGCACAGCGGCCTCGTCCGCGATCGGCCGGCTCGTCCGCGAAGGCCCCTGCCGACTGAGCGAACTGGCCAGGGCCGAAGGCGTCTCCCAGCCGAACATGACCCAGCTCGTCACCCGCATGGAACGCTCGGGCCTGGTACGCCGTGTGGCTGACCACAACGACGGCAGGGCCGTCCTCGTGGAAGCCACGGACAGCGGCCTCGAGGTCTTCCGGCAGCGGCGCGCCGAGCGAACCCATGCCCTCGACCTACTCATCGAGGAGCTGACCGAACCGGAGCAGCAGGCGGTGCGCACCGCGCTGCCCGCTCTGGCCCGCGCCATCCAGGACCGCCAGGCCCGCAAGTCCCGCGACTGA
- a CDS encoding MFS transporter: protein MSASHGKAASPFKQPKAVWAVAFACVISFMGIGLVDPILPALAENLHASPSQVSLLFSSYLIVTAVAMLFVGWISSRIGAKRTLVVGLVVIVVFAALAGMAGSVNGIVGMRAGWGLGNAMFIATSLAVIVASASGGFGGAIILYETALGLGIAVGPLLGGELGGISWRGPFFGVAVLMAIALVATLAFVPSLPKPKRPTSPIAPLKALRHRGLLTMGIMALLYNWGFFTMLGYAPYPMKLNAHELGLVFTGWGLLVAAFSVFFAPRLQARFGTAPVLYANLLGLGIVMAIIAAGVATPTVVIVAVIVSGAFIGINNTLTTQAVMLVSPVERPVASSAYGFLRFIGGGLAPFVAGKLADATDLSVPFYLGAATFLLAIPVLASGHGLLRKAEANLGEGEPVTPSLTPVGGTATATDAPPVIVAVGAHDRAASIVDAAARLARDTGSPLEVVHVQQTAVVEEQAVDTETDEQARAAVTAHLDRLSADGIAATGQILTSVGDHAAAGRALAHHAAEVHARTVAIGRSPRGPVTQFADGSLTTALTHSATCTVVLVDPDSTPRHLTKDSLAEMRNSAA from the coding sequence ATGAGTGCATCGCATGGAAAGGCCGCCAGCCCGTTCAAGCAGCCCAAGGCCGTCTGGGCCGTGGCGTTCGCCTGCGTGATCTCGTTCATGGGCATCGGCCTGGTCGACCCGATCCTGCCCGCCCTGGCCGAGAACCTGCACGCCTCGCCCAGCCAGGTCTCCCTGCTCTTCAGCAGCTACCTGATCGTGACCGCGGTCGCCATGCTCTTCGTCGGCTGGATATCCAGCCGTATCGGCGCCAAGCGCACCCTGGTGGTGGGCCTGGTCGTCATCGTCGTCTTCGCCGCCCTGGCCGGCATGGCCGGCTCCGTCAACGGCATCGTCGGCATGCGGGCCGGCTGGGGCCTGGGCAACGCGATGTTCATCGCCACCTCCCTCGCCGTCATCGTCGCCTCCGCGAGCGGCGGCTTCGGCGGCGCGATCATTCTGTACGAGACCGCGCTCGGCCTCGGCATCGCCGTCGGCCCGCTGCTGGGCGGGGAGTTGGGCGGGATCAGCTGGCGCGGTCCGTTCTTCGGTGTCGCCGTCCTGATGGCCATCGCGCTGGTCGCGACCCTCGCCTTCGTGCCCTCACTGCCCAAGCCGAAGCGCCCCACCTCACCGATCGCACCGCTCAAGGCACTGCGCCACCGCGGCCTGCTGACCATGGGCATCATGGCCCTGCTGTACAACTGGGGCTTCTTCACGATGCTCGGCTACGCCCCGTACCCGATGAAGCTGAACGCGCACGAACTCGGTCTGGTCTTCACCGGCTGGGGCCTGCTGGTGGCCGCCTTCAGCGTCTTCTTCGCCCCGCGCCTGCAGGCCCGCTTCGGCACCGCCCCCGTCCTGTACGCGAACCTGCTCGGCCTCGGCATCGTGATGGCGATCATCGCCGCCGGCGTCGCCACCCCCACGGTCGTCATCGTCGCCGTCATCGTCAGCGGCGCCTTCATCGGCATCAACAACACCCTGACCACCCAGGCCGTCATGCTCGTCTCCCCCGTCGAGCGCCCCGTGGCCTCATCCGCCTACGGGTTCCTGCGCTTCATCGGCGGTGGCCTGGCCCCCTTCGTCGCGGGCAAGCTCGCCGACGCCACCGACCTGAGCGTCCCCTTCTACCTGGGCGCCGCCACCTTCCTCCTCGCCATCCCCGTCCTGGCCAGTGGCCACGGTCTGCTGCGCAAAGCCGAGGCGAACCTGGGCGAGGGTGAGCCCGTCACCCCGTCACTCACCCCCGTCGGCGGCACGGCCACCGCGACGGACGCACCGCCCGTGATCGTCGCCGTGGGCGCCCACGACAGGGCCGCCTCGATCGTCGACGCCGCGGCCCGGCTCGCCCGCGACACCGGCAGCCCACTGGAGGTCGTCCACGTCCAGCAGACCGCGGTGGTCGAGGAACAGGCCGTCGACACCGAGACGGACGAACAGGCACGCGCCGCCGTGACCGCCCACCTCGACCGCCTCAGCGCCGACGGCATCGCCGCCACCGGCCAGATCCTGACGAGCGTGGGCGACCACGCCGCCGCCGGCCGAGCCCTCGCCCACCACGCGGCGGAGGTGCACGCCCGCACCGTGGCCATCGGACGCTCACCGCGCGGCCCCGTCACCCAGTTCGCCGACGGCAGCCTCACCACCGCCCTCACCCACTCCGCCACCTGCACGGTCGTCCTCGTCGACCCCGACAGCACACCCCGACACCTGACCAAGGACAGCCTGGCGGAGATGCGGAACAGCGCGGCCTGA
- a CDS encoding phosphotransferase family protein has product MSAGHPPGLDLDQLRGHLDRERPGLVAGPLSGRVVEGGRSNLTYIVGDGSSTWVVRRPPLGHVLATAHDMKREYRVISALNPTSVPVPEALLMCEDDSVLGAPFYVMEYVAGTPYRTTDQLAQLGPERTRAAVLSLVDTLVDLHAVDPAEVGLADFGRPEGFLDRQLRRWGKQLDASRNRELAGVDELHAALGRSLPTSPAPTIVHGDYRLDNVLINEDADGVDRIKAVLDWEMSTLGDPLTDLGLLVMYSAKLEVPDSPVSTTSAAAGHPDPAEIIERYAARSGRDVSAVSWYTAFAWFKLAVILEGIHYRYTLGQTVGAGFDRIGELVPVFIDHGLTTLQKG; this is encoded by the coding sequence ATGAGTGCCGGCCACCCTCCAGGTCTCGATCTCGACCAGTTGCGCGGCCACCTCGACCGGGAGCGCCCGGGGCTCGTGGCCGGTCCGCTCTCCGGACGGGTCGTCGAGGGCGGCCGGTCGAACCTGACGTACATCGTCGGCGACGGCTCTTCGACCTGGGTGGTCCGGCGTCCGCCGCTGGGCCATGTGCTCGCCACCGCGCACGACATGAAGCGCGAGTACCGGGTGATCAGCGCCCTGAACCCGACGTCCGTGCCGGTGCCCGAGGCGCTGCTGATGTGCGAGGACGACAGCGTGCTCGGCGCGCCGTTCTACGTGATGGAGTACGTGGCGGGCACGCCCTACCGCACCACCGACCAGCTCGCGCAGCTGGGCCCCGAGCGCACCCGCGCCGCCGTGCTGAGCCTCGTGGACACCCTCGTCGACCTGCACGCCGTGGACCCCGCCGAAGTGGGCCTCGCGGACTTCGGGCGGCCCGAGGGATTCCTGGACCGGCAGCTGCGGCGCTGGGGCAAGCAGCTCGACGCGTCCAGGAACCGCGAGCTGGCCGGCGTCGACGAGCTGCACGCGGCGCTGGGCCGCTCGCTGCCCACCTCGCCCGCCCCCACGATCGTGCACGGCGACTACCGCCTCGACAACGTCCTGATCAACGAGGACGCCGACGGCGTCGACCGGATCAAGGCCGTCCTCGACTGGGAGATGTCCACGCTCGGCGACCCGCTCACCGACCTGGGCCTGCTGGTGATGTACAGCGCGAAGCTGGAGGTGCCCGACTCCCCCGTCTCCACGACCTCCGCGGCCGCCGGACACCCCGACCCCGCCGAGATCATCGAGCGGTACGCCGCGCGCTCGGGGCGCGACGTGTCCGCCGTCTCCTGGTACACGGCCTTCGCGTGGTTCAAGCTCGCCGTGATCCTCGAAGGCATTCACTACCGCTACACCCTCGGCCAGACCGTCGGCGCCGGCTTCGACCGTATCGGTGAGCTCGTGCCCGTCTTCATCGACCACGGCCTGACGACCCTTCAGAAAGGCTGA
- a CDS encoding acyl-CoA dehydrogenase family protein — protein MDFAFDARTEELRAKLLAFMDEHVYPAEAVADEQRAQLASPWDTPPVVEELKAEARRQGLWNLFLPDAQYGAGLTNLQYAPLAEITGRSPQLAPTALNCAAPDTGNMEVLTQFGDERQKKQWLEPLLAGEIRSAFAMTEPEVASSDATNITTLIERDGDDYVITGRKWYISGAMNPDCKIFIVMGKTDPEGSDIRRQQSMVLVPRDAPGLEIRRAMQVYGYEDHYHGGHAEVVFDRVRVPASNLIGEEGGGFAIAQARLGPGRIHHCMRLIGMAERAIELMCKRAVARTAFGKPLAQQGVVQEWIADARVAVEQLRLLVLKTAWLMDTVGNKGAHTEIQSIKIATPRTVVGIIDQAVQLHGAGGVSQDFPLAELWAAARTLRLADGPDEVHQRSLARRELKKYL, from the coding sequence ATGGACTTCGCATTCGACGCGCGCACCGAGGAACTGCGGGCGAAACTCCTCGCCTTCATGGACGAGCACGTGTACCCGGCCGAGGCCGTCGCGGACGAGCAGCGCGCGCAGCTCGCCTCCCCGTGGGACACCCCGCCCGTCGTCGAGGAGCTGAAGGCCGAGGCCAGGCGGCAAGGTCTGTGGAACCTGTTCCTGCCCGACGCTCAGTACGGCGCCGGGCTGACCAACCTCCAGTACGCGCCGCTGGCCGAGATCACCGGCCGCAGCCCGCAGTTGGCGCCCACGGCCCTCAACTGCGCGGCCCCCGACACCGGCAACATGGAGGTGCTGACCCAGTTCGGCGACGAGCGGCAGAAGAAGCAGTGGCTGGAGCCCCTGCTCGCCGGTGAGATCCGCTCGGCGTTCGCGATGACCGAGCCGGAGGTGGCCTCCTCCGACGCCACGAACATCACCACGCTCATCGAGCGTGACGGCGACGACTACGTCATCACCGGCCGCAAGTGGTACATCTCCGGGGCGATGAACCCGGACTGCAAGATCTTCATCGTGATGGGCAAGACGGACCCCGAGGGCTCCGACATCCGCCGCCAGCAGTCCATGGTGCTCGTCCCCCGCGACGCCCCTGGCCTCGAGATCCGTCGCGCCATGCAGGTGTACGGGTATGAGGACCACTATCACGGCGGTCACGCCGAGGTCGTCTTCGACCGGGTCCGCGTCCCGGCGAGCAACCTGATCGGCGAGGAGGGCGGCGGCTTCGCCATCGCCCAGGCGCGGCTCGGCCCGGGCCGTATCCACCACTGCATGCGGCTGATCGGCATGGCCGAGCGGGCCATCGAGCTGATGTGCAAGCGGGCCGTGGCGCGTACCGCGTTCGGCAAGCCGCTGGCCCAGCAGGGCGTCGTGCAGGAGTGGATCGCGGACGCGCGGGTCGCGGTGGAGCAGCTGCGCCTGCTCGTCCTCAAGACGGCCTGGCTGATGGACACCGTCGGCAACAAGGGCGCCCACACGGAGATCCAGTCCATCAAGATCGCCACCCCGCGCACGGTCGTCGGCATCATCGACCAGGCCGTGCAGCTGCACGGAGCGGGCGGCGTCAGCCAGGACTTCCCGCTGGCCGAGCTGTGGGCGGCCGCGCGCACCCTGCGCCTCGCGGACGGTCCCGATGAGGTCCACCAGCGCTCGCTGGCCCGGCGCGAGCTGAAGAAGTACCTCTGA
- a CDS encoding TerD family protein: MITLTKEDGPADLDGVTHLSIGVSWDPTAGSSGGLMGKLRRNVGTDLDLIAIALQGADPVRLAGLDSLDPLGNGSLVHSGDNQTGRGDGDDETVTVEFGRIPTNITSIVFVAAAYKKSSSFQKARNISFKVYDATGGSSQQVADIWPSLLTNDNGCRVAKAIRVDGSWKLEVLNETGKIKQGDERALMRFAVSNR; the protein is encoded by the coding sequence ATGATCACGCTCACCAAGGAAGACGGACCGGCAGATCTCGACGGTGTGACCCACCTGTCGATCGGGGTGTCCTGGGACCCCACCGCCGGCAGCAGCGGCGGGCTGATGGGCAAGCTCCGCCGGAACGTCGGCACGGACCTCGACCTCATCGCCATCGCGCTGCAGGGCGCGGACCCGGTACGGCTCGCAGGCCTCGACTCCCTGGACCCGCTGGGCAACGGCTCCTTGGTGCACAGCGGCGACAACCAGACGGGGCGCGGTGACGGGGACGACGAGACCGTGACCGTCGAGTTCGGCCGCATCCCGACGAACATCACGTCGATCGTGTTCGTGGCCGCCGCGTACAAGAAGTCCAGCTCCTTCCAGAAGGCGCGGAACATCAGCTTTAAGGTGTACGACGCGACCGGTGGCAGTTCTCAGCAGGTCGCCGACATCTGGCCGAGTCTGCTCACCAACGACAACGGCTGCCGTGTCGCCAAGGCGATCCGGGTCGACGGCAGTTGGAAGCTCGAGGTGCTGAACGAGACCGGGAAGATCAAGCAGGGCGACGAGCGGGCGCTGATGCGTTTCGCCGTGAGCAACCGGTAG
- a CDS encoding phosphoribosyltransferase family protein — translation MRFTDRTDAGRRLAAAVQHLRDEEPVVLGLPRGGVPVAFEVARALGAPLDVIVVRKLGVPYQPELAFGAIGEGGVRVLNDDVVRHCGIEPDHIAAVERAERQELERRARRYRAGRPASADEDRTVVRGEAPTAIGEAHTVIVVDDGIATGATAAAACQVVRAQGAARVVLAVPVAPPDAVRRLSAVADDVVCLSVPPLFGSVGEWYSDFSQTTDEEVAACLARAVADPARVRPAPVTTGVEVEAAGVRLAGDLARPEGAAGLVMFAHGSGSSRHSPRNRAVAEVLQEAGLGTLLFDLLTPAEEADRHNVFDIGTLAGRLAGATRWLRDRESAPIGYFGASTGAAAALRAAADDPDIGAVVSRGGRPDLAGPCLDDVRAPTLLIVGGADTMVLDLNRAAQAQLRCENRLEIVPGATHLFEEPGALDRVADLARQWFTTHLTAGSDPPTSAHRAPHH, via the coding sequence GTGCGGTTCACGGATCGTACTGATGCCGGGCGGCGGCTTGCCGCAGCGGTGCAGCATCTGCGAGATGAGGAGCCGGTCGTCCTCGGGCTGCCGCGGGGCGGTGTTCCGGTGGCCTTCGAGGTGGCGCGTGCGCTGGGCGCCCCGCTCGATGTGATCGTGGTCCGCAAACTCGGCGTCCCTTACCAGCCGGAACTGGCCTTCGGCGCGATCGGCGAGGGCGGCGTGCGGGTCCTCAACGACGACGTCGTGCGCCACTGCGGGATCGAACCGGACCACATCGCGGCCGTCGAGCGCGCGGAGCGACAGGAGCTGGAGCGGCGGGCACGCCGGTACCGCGCCGGGCGGCCTGCGTCGGCCGACGAGGACCGAACGGTGGTGAGGGGTGAGGCTCCCACGGCGATCGGCGAGGCCCATACGGTGATCGTGGTGGACGACGGGATCGCGACCGGCGCGACGGCGGCGGCCGCATGCCAGGTCGTACGGGCGCAGGGCGCCGCCCGCGTGGTCCTTGCCGTGCCGGTCGCGCCGCCCGACGCAGTGCGCCGACTGAGCGCGGTGGCCGACGACGTGGTGTGCCTCTCCGTACCGCCCCTGTTCGGTTCCGTCGGTGAGTGGTACAGCGACTTCTCGCAGACCACGGACGAGGAAGTGGCCGCATGCCTGGCGCGGGCCGTGGCCGATCCCGCACGCGTCCGGCCCGCACCGGTCACGACCGGCGTCGAGGTGGAGGCCGCCGGAGTCCGGCTGGCCGGGGACCTCGCGCGGCCGGAAGGGGCCGCGGGCCTGGTGATGTTCGCCCATGGCTCCGGCAGCAGCCGGCACAGCCCGCGCAATCGTGCGGTGGCGGAGGTGTTGCAGGAAGCGGGCCTCGGCACGCTGCTGTTCGACCTGCTCACGCCCGCCGAGGAGGCCGACAGGCACAACGTCTTCGACATCGGCACGCTCGCCGGCAGGCTGGCGGGAGCCACCCGCTGGCTGCGCGACCGCGAGTCGGCGCCGATCGGATACTTCGGTGCCAGCACCGGAGCCGCGGCGGCGCTCCGTGCGGCCGCCGACGACCCGGACATCGGCGCCGTGGTGTCCCGCGGCGGACGCCCCGACCTCGCCGGCCCGTGCCTCGACGACGTACGAGCGCCGACCCTGCTCATCGTCGGCGGGGCCGACACGATGGTGCTCGACCTCAACCGTGCCGCCCAGGCCCAACTCCGCTGCGAGAACAGGCTGGAGATCGTGCCGGGAGCCACCCATCTCTTCGAGGAACCCGGAGCGCTCGACCGGGTCGCCGACCTCGCGAGGCAGTGGTTCACCACGCACCTGACGGCAGGCAGCGACCCCCCGACGTCGGCGCACCGGGCGCCACATCACTGA
- a CDS encoding PP2C family protein-serine/threonine phosphatase, with amino-acid sequence MPYISVTALSHPGLRREHNEDSLVVGPWTLCGTVTENPQTMAFPLGRPLVVAVADGIGGQPAGEVASSLVVRRLALFGPALDGEEAVRDALGMCNHAVYAAADRAPELSTMGTTVAGVVVLEQELLVFNVGDSRVIEVGPAGDGSDGPAGVRAATDDTLHQLSVDDSPALPQGRRTTSIITQALGGAPAFSAITPHVSTSPLTPGTRMLVCSDGLTDPVLDDEIDDILRAHDGGRAVFELWKAAMAAGGPDNVTIALVSVTG; translated from the coding sequence ATGCCGTACATATCGGTCACTGCGCTGAGCCACCCCGGCCTCAGGCGCGAGCACAACGAGGACAGCCTGGTCGTCGGCCCGTGGACACTGTGCGGAACGGTGACCGAGAATCCGCAGACGATGGCGTTCCCGCTCGGCCGTCCCCTCGTGGTCGCTGTCGCCGACGGCATCGGCGGGCAGCCTGCCGGCGAGGTGGCCAGCAGCCTCGTCGTCCGCCGGCTCGCCCTGTTCGGGCCTGCGCTGGACGGCGAGGAAGCGGTGCGTGACGCGCTGGGGATGTGCAATCACGCCGTGTACGCGGCGGCCGACCGCGCCCCCGAGCTCTCCACGATGGGGACGACCGTCGCGGGTGTCGTGGTCCTCGAACAGGAACTGCTCGTGTTCAACGTCGGCGACAGCAGGGTGATCGAAGTGGGGCCGGCCGGTGACGGCAGCGACGGCCCCGCCGGTGTCAGGGCCGCCACGGACGACACGCTCCACCAGCTGAGCGTGGACGACAGCCCGGCCCTCCCGCAGGGCCGGCGCACCACGTCGATCATCACTCAGGCGCTCGGTGGTGCACCGGCGTTCAGCGCGATCACGCCGCACGTCAGCACGTCTCCGCTCACCCCGGGTACACGCATGCTGGTGTGCAGCGACGGACTGACCGACCCCGTACTCGACGACGAGATCGACGACATCCTTCGGGCGCACGACGGGGGCCGGGCCGTCTTCGAGCTGTGGAAGGCCGCAATGGCCGCAGGCGGTCCCGACAACGTCACGATCGCGCTGGTCAGCGTCACCGGCTGA
- a CDS encoding dihydrofolate reductase family protein, whose protein sequence is MRTLAITQNITVDGCVEMLTDWFEPQAQGSADMADVLEEGRRQDSRSDALLVGRRTFEDFRGYWPGLTDDTTGISDYLDQVRKYVVSSSIEDPRWENSTVLSGDAVKEVTALKALEGGKDIVLTGSITLAHTLIEAGLVDEYRLFVYPVVQGRGRRLFPDGYEVPRLRLVESKPFRSGIVLLRYVPA, encoded by the coding sequence ATGCGCACCCTGGCGATCACCCAGAACATCACCGTCGACGGCTGTGTCGAGATGCTCACCGATTGGTTCGAACCGCAGGCCCAGGGCAGCGCGGACATGGCCGATGTCCTGGAGGAGGGCCGTCGTCAGGACAGCCGGTCGGACGCGCTGCTCGTGGGCCGGCGCACCTTCGAGGACTTCCGCGGCTACTGGCCCGGGCTGACCGACGACACCACAGGCATCTCCGACTATCTCGACCAGGTGCGGAAGTACGTGGTGTCCAGCTCGATCGAGGACCCGCGGTGGGAGAACTCGACCGTGCTGTCCGGCGACGCGGTCAAGGAGGTCACGGCGCTGAAGGCGCTGGAGGGCGGCAAGGACATCGTGCTCACCGGCAGCATCACCTTGGCCCATACGCTGATCGAGGCGGGCCTCGTCGACGAGTACCGCCTCTTCGTGTACCCGGTCGTCCAGGGCCGTGGCAGGCGGCTCTTCCCCGATGGTTACGAGGTCCCGCGACTGCGCCTCGTGGAATCGAAGCCGTTCCGGAGCGGGATCGTGCTGCTGCGCTATGTCCCGGCCTGA
- a CDS encoding SRPBCC family protein — protein MATTATATIDLPRSADDVWQLIGGFDSLPDWLPYIPESELSEGGRVRRLTNQDGGVIVERLKAFDDDKRTYSYAIEQAPFPVTGYLSTLTVRDVPGTPGTSRVEWTGSFTPVGVSEAHVEELFHGIYADGLAALLKTLNS, from the coding sequence ATGGCCACCACCGCCACCGCCACCATCGACCTCCCCCGATCCGCCGACGACGTCTGGCAGCTCATCGGCGGCTTCGACTCCCTGCCCGACTGGCTCCCGTACATCCCCGAGAGCGAGCTGAGCGAGGGCGGGCGCGTACGCCGTCTGACGAATCAGGACGGCGGCGTCATCGTCGAACGCCTCAAGGCCTTCGACGACGACAAGCGCACCTACTCGTACGCCATCGAGCAGGCGCCGTTCCCCGTCACCGGCTACCTCTCCACGCTGACGGTGCGCGACGTACCCGGCACGCCCGGAACGTCGCGGGTGGAATGGACGGGCTCCTTCACGCCCGTCGGAGTCAGCGAGGCCCACGTCGAGGAGCTCTTCCACGGCATCTACGCGGACGGCCTCGCGGCGCTGCTCAAGACCCTCAACTCCTGA
- a CDS encoding aldo/keto reductase, whose protein sequence is MGIKSLLPGSLGFGTAPLGNMFRSIPDEEAAATVEAAWDQGIRYFDTAPFYGAGLSELRLGEVLAERPRDEYVLSTKVGRVILDELEDPADRDLGEKGGLFEHGRANKMVDLYTADATLRSIEDSLKRLKTDRLDIVWVHDVAQDFHGDDWLAVYETARTGAFRVLQNLRDEGVIKAWGLGVNRVEPIELTLDLDEPKPDAFLLAGRYTLLDHNRSLQRLLPAATEQNVDMVVGGPYSSGILAGGQHFEYQKAPADIIAKVERIKALAAGHGVSIKAAALQFALAHPATAAVVPGATRPSRIAEDVAALKENVPAAFWTALRDEQLIAADAPTPTA, encoded by the coding sequence ATGGGTATCAAGTCCCTCCTGCCGGGATCCCTCGGCTTCGGCACCGCCCCGCTGGGCAACATGTTCCGCAGCATCCCCGACGAGGAGGCCGCCGCCACCGTCGAGGCAGCCTGGGACCAGGGCATCCGCTACTTCGACACCGCGCCCTTCTACGGTGCGGGCCTGTCCGAGCTGCGCCTCGGCGAGGTGCTGGCCGAGCGGCCGCGTGACGAGTACGTGCTCAGCACCAAGGTCGGCCGCGTCATCCTGGACGAGCTGGAGGACCCCGCCGACCGCGACCTGGGCGAGAAGGGCGGTCTCTTCGAGCACGGCCGCGCGAACAAGATGGTCGACCTCTACACCGCGGACGCCACCCTGCGTTCCATCGAGGACAGCCTCAAGCGCCTGAAGACGGACCGGCTCGACATCGTCTGGGTGCACGACGTCGCCCAGGACTTCCACGGCGACGACTGGCTCGCCGTCTACGAGACGGCCCGCACCGGCGCCTTCCGTGTCCTGCAGAACCTCCGCGACGAGGGCGTCATCAAGGCCTGGGGCCTCGGCGTCAACCGTGTGGAGCCGATCGAGCTCACCCTCGACCTGGACGAGCCCAAGCCCGACGCGTTCCTCCTGGCCGGCCGCTACACCCTGCTCGACCACAACCGCTCCCTGCAGCGCCTGCTGCCCGCCGCCACCGAGCAGAACGTCGACATGGTCGTCGGCGGCCCCTACAGCTCAGGCATCCTCGCCGGTGGGCAGCACTTCGAGTACCAGAAGGCCCCCGCGGACATCATCGCCAAGGTCGAGAGGATCAAGGCACTCGCCGCCGGGCACGGTGTCAGCATCAAGGCCGCCGCCCTGCAGTTCGCCCTGGCGCACCCGGCCACGGCCGCCGTCGTCCCCGGCGCCACCCGGCCCAGCCGTATCGCCGAAGACGTCGCCGCCCTCAAGGAGAACGTCCCGGCCGCCTTCTGGACCGCGCTCCGCGACGAACAGCTCATCGCCGCCGACGCCCCCACTCCCACCGCCTGA